In the genome of Schistocerca gregaria isolate iqSchGreg1 chromosome 11, iqSchGreg1.2, whole genome shotgun sequence, one region contains:
- the LOC126295365 gene encoding uncharacterized protein LOC126295365, which translates to MSPECAASRPAPVVRINDLPDEVLLEIFSYLPLDDMARSAHVCTKWHILLKREEQLWRRKEWSSGSVGATQRLLAFSGGFPRLRCLRLLYDSEYGIRVAWPEVTVHLYVGTPYRWEPYFRSFDTESLVVSELVAENISSYIECVDTRTLRRICVAEQHLEYRQPRKGPYFTFVPTSPHYSSPLRSYGRAEMVHSSERCYRRDEFGPDGESISRRSSVSDVSGMEGEVDSEVCADGCVACPALEVLNVHCKRLSQQRLRELCALGPLRVLRIESRGLRDLWLLRGLGPRLEELVVADCAALDVEDFSELHGLVRLRTLRLGKCRLGESALRDLTADLPHLSTLSLNGRELLACGSDFP; encoded by the exons ATGTCACCAG AGTGTGCAGCATCGAGACCGGCACCGGTCGTGAGAATTAACGACCTGCCAGACGAGGTCCTACTGGAAATCTTTTCCTACCTGCCACTGGACGACATGGCGCGGAGTGCGCACGTGTGCACAAAGTGGCACATCCTGTTGAAGCGGGAAGAGCAGCTGTGGAGGCGTAAGGAGTGGAGCAGCGGCAGCGTGGGTGCGACGCAGAGGCTCCTCGCATTCAGCGGCGGCTTCCCCCGGCTCCGTTGCCTGCGACTGCTCTACGACAGCGAATACGGTATCCGCGTCGCCTGGCCCGAAGTGACGGTCCACCTGTACGTTGGCACTCCCTACCGGTGGGAGCCGTACTTCCGGTCCTTCGATACCGAAAGTCTAGTGGTGAGCGAGCTCGTGGCGGAGAATATTTCCAGTTACATAGAGTGCGTAGACACGCGGACCCTGAGGAGGATCTGCGTAGCGGAGCAGCACCTGGAGTACCGCCAGCCTCGCAAGGGGCCGTATTTCACCTTCGTCCCTACCAGCCCGCACTACAGCTCCCCACTGCGGAGCTACGGTCGCGCCGAGATGGTGCACTCCTCGGAGCGGTGCTACCGGCGCGACGAATTCGGCCCCGACGGGGAGTCAATCTCGCGGAGGTCGAGCGTGTCGGACGTGTCAGGGATGGAGGGCGAGGTGGACTCGGAGGTGTGTGCGGACGGCTGTGTGGCGTGCCCGGCCCTGGAGGTGTTGAACGTGCACTGCAAGAGGCTGTCGCAGCAGCGGCTGCGCGAACTGTGCGCCCTGGGCCCGCTGCGCGTGCTGCGCATCGAGAGCCGCGGGCTGCGTGACCTGTGGCTGCTGCGCGGGCTCGGCCCCCGCCTCGAAGAGCTGGTCGTCGCCGACTGTGCTGCGTTGGACGTGGAGGACTTCTCGGAGCTGCACGGGCTCGTGCGGCTGCGGACACTCCGGCTAGGGAAGTGCCGGCTGGGGGAGTCTGCACTGAGAGACCTCACCGCGGACCTGCCACACCTCAGCACACTTTCGCTTAACGGGCGAGAACTACTTGCGTGCGGCAGTGATTTCCCGTAG